One stretch of Natronobacterium gregoryi SP2 DNA includes these proteins:
- a CDS encoding ORC1-type DNA replication protein translates to MADDPDEGMLSWDESVFRDEHVFEIDYVPETFKHREGQMETLTYALRPAVRGSRPLNVVVRGPPGTGKTTAIQKLFDEVGAQTSDVWTIQVNCQVNSTRYSVFSRLFEGTFDYEPPSSGISFKKLFRQIAEKLVEEDRTLVVALDDVNYLFYENEASDALYSLLRAHEEHPGAKIGVIVVSSDPALDVIDELDSRVQSVFRPEDVYFPVYDAPEIVDILDERIRRGFNDGVIARDTLEYVAELTGESGDLRVGIDLLRRAGLNAEMRASRTVEREDVEDAYETSKYVNLSRHLSGLTDNERALLEVIAHNDGDQAGDVYDAFHERTDLGYTRYSEIVNKLDQLGLIDAEYTDVDGRGRSRSLSLSYDRDAVLERLE, encoded by the coding sequence ATGGCAGACGACCCCGACGAGGGGATGTTGTCGTGGGACGAATCCGTCTTTAGAGACGAGCACGTCTTCGAAATCGACTACGTTCCCGAGACGTTCAAACACCGCGAGGGGCAGATGGAGACGCTCACGTACGCGCTGCGCCCGGCGGTTCGAGGGTCGCGACCGCTGAACGTGGTGGTCCGTGGCCCACCTGGAACGGGGAAGACGACAGCCATCCAGAAACTGTTCGACGAGGTCGGCGCACAGACGAGCGACGTCTGGACGATTCAGGTCAACTGCCAAGTCAACTCGACCCGGTACTCCGTATTTTCCCGGCTGTTCGAAGGCACGTTCGACTACGAACCGCCGTCTTCGGGCATCTCGTTCAAGAAGCTGTTCCGCCAGATCGCGGAGAAACTCGTCGAAGAGGATCGAACTCTCGTCGTCGCGCTGGACGACGTCAACTACTTGTTCTACGAAAACGAGGCAAGCGACGCCCTGTACTCGCTGTTGCGTGCCCACGAGGAACACCCCGGCGCGAAAATCGGCGTCATCGTCGTCTCCTCCGATCCTGCCTTGGACGTCATCGACGAACTCGACTCTCGCGTCCAGAGTGTGTTCCGACCCGAAGACGTCTACTTCCCAGTCTACGACGCTCCCGAAATCGTCGACATCCTCGACGAACGCATCAGACGCGGCTTCAACGACGGTGTCATCGCCCGTGACACCCTCGAGTACGTCGCAGAACTGACCGGCGAGAGCGGTGACCTACGGGTCGGGATCGACCTCCTGCGACGAGCAGGACTAAACGCCGAGATGCGCGCTAGCCGCACCGTCGAACGCGAGGACGTCGAAGACGCCTACGAGACTTCGAAGTACGTCAACCTCTCGCGGCATCTCTCGGGATTGACCGACAACGAACGAGCGCTGCTCGAGGTGATCGCCCACAACGACGGCGACCAGGCTGGCGACGTCTACGACGCGTTCCACGAGCGAACCGATCTCGGCTACACTCGCTACTCCGAAATCGTCAACAAACTCGACCAACTCGGACTGATCGACGCCGAATACACCGACGTCGACGGTCGTGGCCGCTCGCGGTCGCTGTCGCTGTCTTACGACAGAGATGCAGTGTTAGAGCGACTCGAGTGA
- a CDS encoding amidohydrolase family protein, with protein MDLAITDTLALTMADDRLGILEDATIAADDGEIAFVGPTSEFEGDADRTIDGTGRVTLPGLVNVHTHTDLTLLRGGAQDVPEIEWMNRTLGPLSAAMDHEDRVAGARLGVLEALQSGVTTVGEYTQDARRIVGTAHEPLGARVVAAETINAVDDAAADLGPDQPYPLDDKRGRAGLERNEDLFDAYADHDRISCLYGPQALDMVPPALLAEIRDRAADRDRGIHMHVAQGEREQRQIEARYGSDETTVSVLEDLDIVSDRLLAAHLHGATQEERRRLAEAGVRMAANPSSIAAIDGITPPTVEYREHGGVAGVGTDQAPGPGGHDFLRELRTTALLAKTKRTDPTAFPAWAALRVGTIEGARTLGIGDRVGSLEQGKRADLVVCDLEHPSVAPIVSQPLHTAVPNLVYGASGELVETVVVDGEVVLEDATLQTADEHEILETATERATAVFERASDNWQSADSVLVDRVANGWL; from the coding sequence ATGGATCTCGCGATCACCGACACGCTCGCGCTTACGATGGCCGACGACCGACTCGGTATCCTCGAGGACGCGACGATCGCCGCCGACGACGGCGAAATCGCGTTCGTCGGCCCGACGAGCGAGTTCGAGGGCGACGCCGACCGGACGATCGACGGCACCGGTCGGGTGACGCTGCCCGGGCTGGTGAACGTCCACACCCACACCGACCTGACGCTGCTCCGGGGTGGCGCACAGGACGTCCCCGAGATCGAGTGGATGAATCGCACGCTCGGCCCGCTCTCGGCGGCGATGGACCACGAGGACCGCGTCGCCGGCGCACGGCTGGGCGTCCTCGAGGCGCTCCAATCGGGCGTGACGACGGTCGGCGAGTACACGCAGGATGCACGCCGGATCGTCGGTACGGCCCACGAACCCCTGGGTGCCCGCGTCGTCGCCGCGGAGACGATCAACGCCGTCGACGACGCGGCGGCCGACCTCGGACCCGACCAGCCGTATCCGCTGGACGACAAACGGGGACGAGCAGGACTCGAGCGCAACGAGGACCTGTTCGACGCCTACGCCGACCACGACCGCATCTCCTGTCTCTACGGGCCACAGGCGCTGGACATGGTGCCGCCGGCACTGCTCGCGGAGATTCGCGACCGCGCCGCGGACCGCGACCGCGGAATCCACATGCACGTCGCACAGGGCGAACGCGAGCAGCGCCAGATCGAAGCCCGCTACGGGAGCGACGAGACGACCGTGAGCGTCCTCGAGGACCTCGATATCGTCTCCGATCGACTGCTTGCGGCTCACCTCCACGGGGCGACCCAGGAGGAACGCCGTCGACTGGCGGAGGCAGGAGTCCGGATGGCCGCGAACCCGAGCTCGATCGCCGCTATCGACGGAATCACGCCACCGACCGTCGAATATCGCGAGCACGGCGGCGTCGCCGGTGTCGGGACCGACCAGGCACCGGGACCGGGCGGACACGACTTCCTGCGGGAACTCCGGACGACGGCGCTGCTCGCGAAGACGAAACGCACCGATCCGACCGCCTTCCCCGCGTGGGCCGCGCTTCGCGTCGGCACGATCGAGGGCGCTCGCACGCTCGGGATCGGCGACCGCGTCGGTTCGCTCGAGCAGGGCAAACGCGCTGATCTCGTAGTCTGTGACCTCGAACATCCCTCGGTCGCACCGATCGTCTCCCAACCGCTACACACCGCGGTCCCGAACCTCGTCTACGGTGCGTCGGGAGAACTCGTCGAGACGGTCGTCGTCGACGGCGAAGTCGTCCTCGAGGACGCGACGTTGCAGACAGCCGACGAGCACGAGATCCTCGAGACCGCCACCGAGCGAGCGACGGCCGTCTTCGAGCGGGCGAGCGACAACTGGCAGAGTGCCGATTCGGTGCTCGTCGACCGCGTCGCAAACGGCTGGCTCTGA